A genomic region of Bacillus solimangrovi contains the following coding sequences:
- the queA gene encoding tRNA preQ1(34) S-adenosylmethionine ribosyltransferase-isomerase QueA, with protein MDVNLFDFNLPEELIAQTPLEERTASKLMVLDKETGKIKHETFKNILDYLYPGDCLVLNDTKVLPARLYGMKEETGAKVEVLLLKQLEGDTWETLVKPAKRVKVGTIVSFGDGRLKAKCISENEHGGRNFEFMYEGIFYEVLDSLGEMPLPPYIKEQLDDRSRYQTVFARERGSAAAPTAGLHFTEELLEAIRAKGVYITFITLHVGLGTFRPVSVDSIEEHEMHGEFYQMSHETAEQLNQVRKEGGRIISVGTTSTRTLETIASSYNGEFKESSGWTSIFIYPGYAFKGIDGMITNFHLPKSTLIMLISALAGRENVLHAYEEAVNRRYRFFSFGDAMFITNKLSE; from the coding sequence ATGGATGTAAACTTATTTGATTTTAATTTGCCTGAAGAATTGATTGCACAAACTCCGCTCGAAGAACGGACTGCATCAAAATTAATGGTATTGGATAAAGAGACAGGAAAAATAAAACATGAAACTTTTAAGAACATATTGGATTACTTATATCCAGGTGATTGTCTCGTTTTGAATGATACAAAGGTTTTACCAGCCCGTTTGTATGGTATGAAAGAAGAAACGGGTGCTAAGGTTGAGGTCCTATTGTTAAAGCAGTTAGAAGGGGATACGTGGGAGACGCTTGTAAAGCCTGCTAAGCGGGTGAAGGTCGGTACGATTGTCTCGTTTGGTGACGGTAGATTGAAAGCGAAGTGCATTTCAGAAAATGAGCATGGAGGGCGTAACTTCGAATTTATGTATGAAGGTATTTTTTATGAGGTGCTTGACTCATTAGGTGAAATGCCTTTACCTCCATATATTAAGGAGCAATTGGATGATCGTTCACGTTATCAGACTGTATTTGCTCGTGAGCGTGGATCTGCGGCTGCACCGACTGCTGGGTTGCATTTTACAGAGGAGTTGCTAGAGGCAATTCGTGCAAAAGGTGTATACATCACTTTCATTACGTTACATGTTGGCTTAGGTACATTTAGACCTGTTTCAGTTGATTCGATTGAAGAGCATGAGATGCATGGTGAATTTTATCAAATGTCACACGAAACAGCAGAGCAGTTAAATCAAGTTCGTAAAGAGGGCGGCAGAATTATATCTGTTGGAACAACTTCAACGCGAACACTTGAAACGATTGCTTCTTCATATAACGGCGAGTTTAAGGAATCATCTGGTTGGACAAGTATTTTCATATATCCTGGATATGCATTTAAAGGAATTGACGGGATGATTACCAATTTCCATTTACCTAAGTCCACGTTAATTATGTTAATTAGCGCACTTGCAGGTAGGGAAAATGTGTTACATGCTTATGAAGAAGCTGTAAATCGACGTTATCGGTTCTTCTCATTTGGTGATGCGATGTTTATCACTAATAAACTTTCTGAGTAA
- the tgt gene encoding tRNA guanosine(34) transglycosylase Tgt yields MTAIRYELIKTCKQTGARLGKVHTPHGSFDTPVFMPVGTLATVKTMSPGELEEMGANIILSNTYHLWLRPGEDIVKGAGGLHKFMNWNGSILTDSGGFQVFSLSDLRKIEEEGVHFRNHLSGEKLFLSPEKAMQIQNALGSDIMMAFDECPPYPAEYDYMKASVERTSRWAERCLTAHERPQDQGLFGIVQGGEYEDLRKLSARDLISLDFPGYAIGGLSVGEPKDVMNRVLEFTTPLLPSEKPRYLMGVGSPDSLIDGAIRGVDMFDCVLPTRIARNGTLMTSEGRLVVRNAKYARDYGPLDPNCDCHVCRNYSRAYIRHLVKCNETYGFRLTTYHNLYFLLKLMKQVREAILEDRLGDFRDEFFEQYGFNKPNAKNF; encoded by the coding sequence GTGACTGCAATTCGTTATGAATTAATTAAAACTTGTAAACAAACGGGAGCACGCCTAGGTAAAGTACACACACCACATGGTTCATTTGATACGCCTGTGTTTATGCCTGTAGGTACGTTAGCAACCGTTAAGACAATGAGTCCTGGAGAATTAGAAGAGATGGGTGCGAACATCATACTGAGTAACACCTATCATTTATGGCTACGCCCTGGTGAGGATATCGTTAAAGGCGCTGGTGGCTTGCATAAATTTATGAATTGGAATGGCTCAATTTTAACAGATTCAGGTGGGTTTCAAGTATTCAGTCTTAGTGATTTACGGAAAATTGAAGAAGAAGGAGTTCATTTTCGTAACCATCTAAGTGGAGAAAAATTATTCCTATCTCCTGAGAAAGCTATGCAAATTCAAAATGCACTCGGTTCAGATATTATGATGGCATTCGATGAGTGTCCTCCATATCCTGCTGAATATGATTATATGAAAGCATCTGTTGAACGGACAAGCCGTTGGGCTGAGCGTTGTCTGACAGCACATGAACGTCCACAAGATCAGGGGTTATTTGGTATCGTACAAGGCGGAGAATATGAAGATTTACGTAAGCTAAGTGCGCGTGACCTCATTTCATTAGATTTCCCAGGTTATGCGATTGGTGGTTTATCAGTTGGAGAACCGAAAGATGTCATGAATCGAGTTCTTGAATTTACAACACCGTTGTTACCAAGTGAGAAACCACGATATTTAATGGGTGTTGGCTCACCTGATTCACTGATTGACGGTGCTATCCGTGGTGTTGATATGTTTGATTGTGTATTACCGACACGTATTGCTCGAAATGGCACACTTATGACGAGTGAAGGCCGTTTAGTTGTCCGTAATGCAAAATATGCGCGAGATTACGGCCCGTTAGATCCAAATTGCGATTGTCACGTATGTAGAAATTACAGTCGAGCGTATATTCGTCACCTCGTAAAATGTAATGAAACTTATGGTTTTAGATTAACAACTTATCATAACCTATATTTTCTGTTAAAATTGATGAAGCAAGTACGCGAAGCGATTCTTGAGGATCGTCTTGGTGACTTCCGTGACGAGTTCTTTGAACAATATGGCTTTAATAAACCGAATGCGAAGAACTTCTAA
- the yajC gene encoding preprotein translocase subunit YajC, which yields MQSIVSILPLIVMIAIFYFLIIRPQQKKQKAVQQMQSDLQKGDRIVTIGGLHGKVDSLDEDTIVILCGDGSRLTYDRNAVREVVTD from the coding sequence ATGCAAAGTATAGTTAGTATTCTTCCACTTATTGTGATGATTGCGATTTTCTACTTTTTGATTATTCGTCCACAGCAGAAGAAACAAAAAGCAGTACAGCAGATGCAATCAGACTTACAAAAAGGAGACCGAATTGTTACAATTGGTGGTCTTCACGGTAAAGTTGATTCACTTGATGAAGATACAATTGTTATCCTATGTGGTGATGGTTCACGTCTAACATATGACCGTAATGCGGTTCGTGAAGTTGTAACAGATTAA
- a CDS encoding TIGR04086 family membrane protein — protein sequence MNKHTWMSILHGVITIFIIVLLSSMILALLLRMTSLTEQSISFVILILSFLALFMGGFISGSKNQEKGWLTGMTTGVAFTMLVFLVQYLGYQTSFSVEQLLYHAGYILSAIIGGMLGVNIRSRKA from the coding sequence TTGAATAAACATACATGGATGTCCATTTTACATGGCGTAATTACGATCTTCATAATTGTTCTGCTATCGAGTATGATTTTAGCACTGTTACTAAGGATGACAAGCTTAACGGAGCAATCTATAAGTTTTGTTATTCTCATCTTGTCATTCCTTGCATTATTCATGGGTGGATTCATTTCAGGCAGTAAAAATCAAGAGAAGGGTTGGCTAACTGGTATGACAACAGGTGTAGCCTTCACAATGCTTGTATTCCTAGTTCAATATTTAGGTTATCAAACATCATTTTCTGTAGAACAATTGCTCTATCATGCAGGTTACATCTTATCAGCCATTATTGGGGGTATGCTTGGAGTAAATATACGAAGCAGAAAAGCCTAA
- a CDS encoding ArsB/NhaD family transporter, with translation MEMVLSLIIFGGCYVLLVLEKWNRALVAGAGGVLMVLAGIYTLDQAFGEYIDWNTIALLFSMMILVSLASKTGVFEYIAVAVAQSVEGRPVPLMFMMALITAVGSALLDNVTTVLLFAPVLLTMTSRLDLPSTPYLIVLILSSNIGGTATLIGDPPNIMIGQAVKDLTFNDFAINLGPVVLVIFISVMGGLFFFYRKQLHVEEEKRQQLMNMNASSYLRKDRTLFQCLVVLACTILGFVLHPLLHVELTSVAMAGALLLMLLTYKEFAVEDVLRNVEWVTLFFFVGLFMLVGGLESTGIIDEIARSIIFYTEGDLAKTSLFILWISGILSGFIDNIPFVAAMIPVILEFKDYGMSNIDPLWWSLALGACLGGNGTLIGASANVVVAGLASGAKQPIKFIEFFKVGMPIVIFSMVISSIYLYVRYLIFFN, from the coding sequence ATGGAAATGGTTTTGTCGCTTATTATCTTTGGCGGCTGTTATGTGTTACTTGTACTTGAAAAGTGGAATAGAGCTCTTGTTGCAGGAGCAGGCGGAGTATTGATGGTACTTGCTGGTATATACACACTTGACCAAGCATTTGGTGAGTACATTGATTGGAATACAATAGCTTTATTATTTTCAATGATGATTCTCGTTTCATTAGCAAGTAAGACAGGCGTGTTCGAATATATAGCTGTTGCAGTTGCTCAAAGTGTAGAAGGTAGACCAGTTCCTTTAATGTTCATGATGGCATTGATTACTGCAGTAGGTTCTGCCCTATTAGACAATGTCACAACTGTATTACTATTCGCACCCGTATTGCTAACGATGACATCCCGGTTAGATCTACCTTCTACACCGTATTTAATTGTACTAATCCTTTCTTCTAATATTGGGGGAACAGCAACTTTGATTGGTGATCCACCAAATATTATGATAGGCCAAGCTGTAAAAGATTTAACGTTTAACGATTTTGCAATTAACCTTGGACCTGTTGTGCTGGTTATATTTATTTCAGTTATGGGTGGACTTTTCTTTTTCTATCGGAAGCAATTACATGTAGAAGAAGAGAAAAGACAGCAATTGATGAATATGAATGCTTCTTCTTATTTGCGTAAAGACCGTACCCTCTTTCAATGTTTAGTCGTTTTAGCATGTACAATTCTTGGATTTGTACTTCATCCTCTCTTGCATGTGGAATTAACGAGTGTTGCGATGGCAGGTGCATTATTATTAATGTTACTTACATATAAAGAGTTTGCTGTTGAGGATGTTCTTCGTAATGTAGAGTGGGTGACACTATTTTTCTTTGTCGGTTTATTTATGCTTGTTGGTGGATTAGAGAGTACAGGAATTATTGATGAAATTGCAAGAAGTATTATTTTCTATACAGAAGGTGATCTTGCCAAGACTTCGTTATTTATTTTATGGATATCAGGAATTCTTTCTGGTTTTATTGATAACATTCCTTTTGTAGCTGCAATGATTCCAGTAATACTAGAATTTAAAGATTATGGGATGAGTAATATCGATCCACTATGGTGGTCACTAGCATTAGGGGCTTGTCTTGGGGGCAATGGGACATTAATTGGAGCATCAGCCAATGTTGTAGTAGCTGGTCTTGCGTCTGGAGCAAAGCAACCTATAAAATTTATAGAATTTTTTAAAGTTGGAATGCCTATTGTAATATTTTCAATGGTGATTTCTTCAATTTATTTATATGTACGTTACTTGATTTTCTTTAATTAA
- a CDS encoding DUF421 domain-containing protein gives MDIITLILRTVLLYFLILLAFRVMGKREIGELSILDLVIFIMLAELAVLSIEDTDVSLLTTIVPMTVLVVVQVGMAYLSLKSQWLREFIDGKPSILINKGKIDEKEMRKQRYNFDDLMIQLREKDIKSAADVEFAILEPSGKLSVFAKEDHEDASEGLAPLPLVIDGVIQTENLAVMEYSKEWLLRKLKDKGYDQLSGISYCSINEDGEIFVDKEDEEKK, from the coding sequence ATGGATATAATAACGCTTATTTTACGAACAGTTCTTCTTTATTTTTTAATATTGTTAGCGTTTCGAGTAATGGGGAAACGTGAAATTGGTGAGTTAAGTATATTAGATTTAGTTATATTTATAATGTTAGCGGAGTTAGCTGTTTTGTCTATTGAGGACACAGATGTTTCATTATTAACGACGATTGTTCCAATGACAGTCTTAGTTGTAGTTCAAGTGGGAATGGCTTATCTTTCTTTGAAGAGTCAATGGTTAAGAGAGTTTATCGATGGAAAGCCTTCGATTCTAATTAATAAAGGGAAAATTGATGAAAAAGAAATGAGGAAGCAACGGTATAATTTCGACGATTTAATGATTCAATTACGTGAGAAGGATATCAAAAGTGCGGCAGATGTTGAGTTTGCTATCCTTGAACCTTCAGGAAAACTATCGGTGTTTGCAAAAGAAGATCATGAAGATGCTTCTGAAGGACTAGCTCCATTACCACTTGTAATAGACGGAGTTATCCAGACGGAGAATCTAGCTGTTATGGAATATTCAAAGGAATGGCTACTAAGAAAATTAAAGGATAAAGGTTATGATCAATTAAGTGGTATATCGTATTGTTCAATTAATGAGGATGGAGAAATATTTGTCGATAAAGAAGATGAAGAGAAGAAGTGA
- the spoVB gene encoding stage V sporulation protein B, which yields MTKQSFLKGTLILMTAGLITRFLGFINRIVVARIMGEEGVGLYMMAVPTLILTITLTQMGLPVAISKLVAEAEIKGERKKTKRILVISLAITGTLSIIFTSGMMILAPVLSTHFLTDSRTYYPLMAIAPIVPIVAVSSVLRGYFQGLQNMRPVALSQVIEQVVRITLVAVMTKMFLPYGVEYAAAGAMASVVIGELASLIYMITMFKLRKKIKIRKNFFKQITSGRATFSELMNIALPTTGSRLIGSLSYFFEPIVVAQSMAIAGFAAVASTKQYGELTGYALPLLFLPSFITQSLSVSLVPAISEAAAKNHYQLVEHRLRQALRLSLVTGGISVVIMYIFAEPLMQLMYNKTSGAQYVQMLAPFFLFFYFQAPLQAALQGLDLARAAMVNSLIGAAVKIAAIFTLTSRPEFGMMGTALAIAIGVLLVTILHFATIIKAIQYTIYAMDYLKSFIVMALSGIVGHYLYISLSTNLTLLSKTLIALLGTSLCYFVLLLIFKLVTYEELTRIPFLRPLLQLFTQKKK from the coding sequence ATGACGAAGCAATCTTTTTTAAAAGGCACACTTATCTTAATGACAGCGGGATTGATCACCCGCTTTCTCGGTTTTATAAACCGAATTGTTGTGGCTCGTATAATGGGAGAAGAAGGTGTTGGCCTATATATGATGGCTGTACCGACATTAATCCTTACTATTACGTTAACCCAAATGGGATTACCAGTCGCAATCTCAAAATTAGTTGCAGAAGCAGAAATTAAGGGTGAGCGTAAGAAAACGAAAAGAATCCTTGTGATTTCATTAGCAATAACAGGTACATTAAGTATCATTTTTACTAGCGGTATGATGATTCTTGCACCTGTACTCTCCACTCACTTTCTTACAGATTCACGAACGTATTATCCATTAATGGCGATTGCTCCAATTGTTCCAATTGTAGCTGTATCTTCAGTCTTAAGAGGCTACTTTCAAGGTTTGCAAAATATGCGACCTGTTGCTCTATCCCAAGTAATTGAACAAGTGGTTCGGATAACACTCGTTGCCGTAATGACAAAAATGTTTCTTCCATACGGTGTTGAATATGCTGCTGCAGGAGCAATGGCTTCGGTCGTGATCGGTGAACTTGCATCATTGATTTATATGATAACAATGTTCAAACTTCGTAAAAAAATAAAAATAAGAAAGAATTTTTTCAAGCAAATAACATCTGGACGTGCAACATTTTCAGAATTAATGAATATTGCACTTCCAACAACCGGAAGCAGATTAATTGGTTCATTGTCCTACTTTTTCGAACCAATTGTAGTTGCACAAAGTATGGCAATTGCAGGGTTTGCAGCAGTCGCTTCTACTAAACAATACGGTGAGTTAACAGGTTATGCATTACCATTACTTTTTTTACCTTCATTCATTACACAATCACTATCTGTCTCTCTCGTTCCTGCAATAAGTGAAGCAGCAGCAAAAAATCATTATCAATTAGTCGAACACCGCTTAAGACAAGCACTACGTTTATCCTTAGTTACTGGTGGTATTTCCGTTGTCATTATGTACATTTTTGCTGAGCCACTTATGCAATTGATGTATAACAAAACGAGTGGTGCACAATATGTACAAATGCTTGCGCCATTTTTCTTATTTTTCTATTTTCAAGCACCCCTTCAAGCAGCACTGCAAGGATTAGATTTAGCAAGGGCTGCTATGGTAAATAGCCTTATCGGTGCAGCTGTTAAAATTGCGGCCATCTTCACACTTACATCTCGCCCTGAATTTGGCATGATGGGAACTGCACTTGCTATCGCAATCGGTGTATTACTCGTTACAATACTTCATTTCGCAACGATTATAAAAGCGATTCAATATACCATCTATGCAATGGATTATTTAAAAAGCTTTATAGTTATGGCGTTATCTGGAATTGTCGGTCATTATTTGTATATATCCCTCTCTACAAATCTTACTCTACTATCAAAAACATTGATTGCCTTATTAGGAACTTCTTTATGTTATTTCGTATTACTTTTAATTTTTAAGTTGGTCACATACGAAGAACTCACACGCATTCCATTTCTCAGACCTCTCTTACAACTATTTACACAAAAGAAGAAGTAA
- a CDS encoding COG2426 family protein translates to MKEKLTDFVINNFGFLPPELIVIIVSAMPILELRGGLPLAYGFYEFSFWKSFSLSLFGNFLPIIPLLLLFQPLSNWMLRFNWYGKLYNWLYNRTLKKSGNVEKYGAVGLVLFTAVPIPTTGAYIACVAATIFSIRFRYAVIAITTGIFIAGLMIGLLSYSAF, encoded by the coding sequence TTGAAAGAGAAGTTAACAGATTTTGTCATTAATAATTTTGGTTTTTTACCTCCTGAATTGATCGTCATTATTGTTTCGGCAATGCCGATTTTGGAGTTGCGTGGAGGATTACCACTTGCATATGGTTTTTATGAATTCTCATTTTGGAAGTCTTTCTCCTTAAGTTTATTTGGAAATTTCCTTCCGATTATTCCGTTATTATTGTTGTTTCAACCTTTAAGTAATTGGATGCTGCGATTTAATTGGTACGGGAAATTATATAATTGGCTCTACAATAGAACTCTGAAGAAAAGTGGTAATGTTGAGAAATACGGAGCAGTTGGTTTGGTCTTATTCACAGCTGTACCAATCCCAACAACAGGTGCATATATAGCATGTGTGGCAGCTACAATATTCTCAATTCGTTTTCGTTATGCAGTTATTGCAATTACAACCGGGATCTTTATTGCTGGTCTTATGATCGGTCTGTTATCGTATTCCGCGTTTTAA
- a CDS encoding post-transcriptional regulator, whose translation MSIDLFNPHEVDTYYHQVEPALRSKVEELHHHGYTKATEEEIWKCLKKKRWKKIDQIRLYQMVSDIMTLTVHEYMSFITQENYKNNDWFAEFEENRQQ comes from the coding sequence ATGAGTATAGATTTGTTTAACCCACATGAAGTGGATACTTACTATCATCAGGTTGAGCCAGCGCTTAGAAGTAAAGTAGAAGAGCTTCATCATCATGGTTATACGAAAGCTACTGAAGAAGAAATATGGAAATGTTTGAAGAAGAAGCGATGGAAGAAAATTGATCAAATTCGATTATATCAAATGGTAAGTGATATCATGACATTAACTGTTCATGAATATATGAGCTTTATCACACAAGAAAATTATAAGAACAATGATTGGTTTGCTGAATTTGAAGAAAATAGACAACAATAG
- the secDF gene encoding protein translocase subunit SecDF: MVKKGRIIAFFLIVLLLGGTIGTTIEGVAKNIKLGLDLQGGFEVLYEVEPVEEGQVVDKELLLSTVSALNKRVNVLGVNEPSIQIEGDNRIRVQLAGVENQNEAREILSTQAKISFHDVQDNLVLDGTQLEEGGAAQSFNENNQPIVTLTAKNASDFGDATEHILSLAPNNLMVTWLDYDEEVDSYEQYPENDKIISVASVNQVLNTTNIMISGNFTVEEAKQLADLLNAGSLPVELKEIYSTSVGAQFGEKALEKTVYAGLIGIALIFLFMLFYYRLPGFIAVITLSVYIFLILQVFDWMNGVLTLPGIAAIILGVGMAVDANIITYERLKEELKVGKSVMSAFRAGNRRSLATILDANITTILAATVLFIYGTSSVKGFATMLIISILLSFITAVYGTRLLLGLWINSRILNKKLSYFGVKESEVHDISEGLDSAPISERFKSLDLIKHRKKFFGFSISMVIVGVGLLLTIGLNLGIDFASGTRVEVLANQPLNAEQVQSSFEAVDLEPNEVLISGTDNEIGVASFVGVLDKGEIANLKTHFNNEYGAEPSVSTVSPTVGKELARNAFIAVMIASVGIIIYVTIRFEFYFALAAIVALLHDAFFIIAAFSLLQFEVDITFIAAVLTIVGYSINDTIVTFDRIRENLQLKKRIKSYEDLAEVVNRSLLQTLARSINTILTVMFAAGALLIFGSESIRGFSFALLIGLVAGTYSSLFIAAQLWLTWKHKQLKKNGFKPLRKEKSDQPKPEAQV; this comes from the coding sequence ATGGTGAAGAAAGGGCGGATTATTGCCTTTTTTCTTATTGTCCTTTTACTAGGAGGTACAATTGGAACAACCATTGAAGGTGTTGCAAAGAATATTAAGTTAGGCCTAGACTTACAAGGTGGTTTTGAGGTCTTATATGAAGTAGAACCTGTTGAGGAAGGACAAGTTGTAGACAAAGAATTGCTCTTAAGTACAGTTAGTGCATTGAATAAACGTGTCAATGTACTCGGTGTAAATGAGCCAAGCATTCAAATTGAAGGCGATAATCGAATTCGTGTTCAATTAGCAGGTGTTGAAAATCAAAATGAAGCTCGTGAAATTTTATCAACACAAGCAAAAATTTCCTTTCATGATGTTCAAGATAACCTTGTACTAGATGGTACTCAGCTAGAAGAAGGTGGGGCTGCTCAATCATTTAATGAAAACAATCAGCCGATTGTTACTCTAACAGCTAAAAATGCAAGTGACTTTGGTGATGCAACAGAGCACATTCTCTCGCTTGCTCCTAATAACCTCATGGTGACGTGGCTTGATTATGATGAAGAAGTTGATTCTTACGAACAGTACCCAGAAAATGATAAAATCATCTCAGTTGCGAGTGTAAACCAAGTATTAAACACGACAAATATTATGATATCTGGTAACTTCACTGTTGAAGAAGCGAAGCAACTTGCAGACCTCTTAAACGCAGGATCACTTCCAGTTGAATTGAAGGAAATCTATTCGACATCAGTAGGTGCTCAATTTGGTGAGAAGGCACTTGAGAAAACGGTCTATGCTGGTTTAATTGGAATTGCACTTATTTTCTTGTTTATGCTTTTCTATTATCGTTTACCTGGTTTCATTGCGGTTATTACACTGTCCGTTTATATCTTCTTAATCTTACAAGTATTTGATTGGATGAATGGTGTTCTCACGTTGCCTGGTATTGCGGCAATTATTCTCGGTGTCGGGATGGCAGTAGATGCTAATATCATCACATATGAACGGTTAAAAGAAGAATTAAAAGTCGGAAAATCGGTTATGTCTGCTTTCCGCGCAGGTAATCGCAGATCGTTAGCGACAATCTTAGATGCGAACATTACAACGATCCTTGCAGCAACCGTGCTCTTTATATATGGAACGAGCTCAGTAAAAGGTTTTGCAACGATGTTGATTATAAGTATCCTGTTAAGTTTTATTACAGCAGTATATGGTACGCGCTTATTATTAGGACTATGGATAAACAGTCGTATACTAAATAAAAAGTTAAGTTACTTTGGTGTGAAAGAAAGTGAAGTTCATGATATTTCAGAAGGACTTGATAGTGCACCAATTAGTGAACGATTTAAAAGCTTAGACCTTATTAAACACCGTAAAAAGTTTTTCGGTTTTTCAATATCTATGGTAATCGTTGGCGTAGGATTGCTATTGACAATAGGTTTAAATCTAGGGATTGATTTTGCAAGTGGTACACGTGTTGAAGTGTTAGCTAACCAACCACTTAATGCCGAACAAGTACAATCTAGCTTTGAAGCGGTTGATTTAGAACCGAACGAAGTATTGATTTCAGGTACTGATAATGAGATTGGTGTAGCAAGCTTTGTTGGTGTATTAGATAAGGGAGAAATCGCCAATTTAAAAACACACTTCAATAACGAATATGGTGCAGAACCAAGTGTAAGTACCGTATCACCAACAGTAGGAAAAGAGCTTGCAAGAAATGCGTTTATCGCTGTTATGATTGCATCAGTAGGTATTATCATTTACGTTACGATTCGATTTGAATTCTACTTTGCATTGGCAGCTATCGTAGCATTGTTACATGATGCATTCTTTATTATTGCAGCGTTCAGTTTACTTCAGTTTGAGGTTGATATTACCTTCATCGCCGCTGTCTTAACGATAGTTGGTTACTCAATTAATGATACGATCGTTACATTTGATCGAATTCGTGAAAATTTACAACTTAAAAAACGTATTAAATCATACGAAGATTTAGCAGAAGTTGTAAACAGAAGTTTACTTCAAACGTTGGCTCGTTCGATTAATACGATCTTAACAGTTATGTTTGCAGCGGGTGCATTGCTAATCTTTGGTAGTGAATCGATTAGAGGTTTCTCCTTTGCACTTCTTATCGGTTTAGTTGCTGGAACATATTCTTCTCTTTTCATCGCAGCACAGCTGTGGTTAACGTGGAAGCATAAGCAATTAAAGAAAAATGGCTTCAAACCATTAAGAAAAGAAAAAAGTGATCAACCAAAACCTGAAGCACAAGTATAA
- a CDS encoding cation diffusion facilitator family transporter, with translation MHKEERFKKAEFAAMVGIIGNIVLAIIKVILGTIGNSRALIADAAHSFSDVVGSLAVFIGLRAAKQPPDEDHPYGHGKAESIAAIIVAVLLFVVGIEIALTSYKSFFKDIVAPSMAAVYGVLLSIFIKEAMFQYKFRLGKKIKSDAIIVNAYEHRSDVYSSLAALVGIVAAMVGGRVGIDWLVYADPVAGIFVAGLVIRMAWKLGAESIHNTLDHVLHEEEEIKRLRDVVNGVDGVREINELLAREHGHYVIVDIKIAVDPFITVEEGHYIGKCVKEQLLNEPNVQDVMVHINPYNLEKEST, from the coding sequence GTGCATAAGGAAGAACGATTTAAAAAGGCTGAGTTTGCAGCGATGGTTGGAATTATTGGAAATATTGTATTAGCAATAATTAAGGTGATACTAGGTACAATTGGGAATAGTCGTGCATTAATTGCTGATGCAGCTCATTCGTTTTCTGATGTAGTTGGGTCTTTGGCGGTTTTTATTGGTTTAAGAGCTGCGAAACAGCCTCCTGATGAAGATCATCCATATGGTCATGGGAAAGCAGAATCTATAGCAGCGATTATCGTTGCAGTTCTGTTGTTTGTTGTTGGGATCGAGATTGCGCTCACCTCTTATAAGTCTTTCTTTAAAGATATTGTCGCTCCTTCTATGGCAGCAGTATATGGGGTTTTATTATCAATTTTCATAAAAGAAGCTATGTTTCAATATAAGTTTCGTTTAGGTAAAAAGATAAAAAGTGATGCAATTATCGTAAATGCATACGAACATCGCTCTGATGTTTATTCTTCACTTGCAGCGTTAGTAGGAATTGTTGCTGCAATGGTTGGAGGAAGGGTTGGGATAGATTGGTTAGTTTATGCTGACCCAGTTGCTGGAATATTTGTCGCAGGTTTAGTTATAAGGATGGCATGGAAACTAGGAGCGGAGTCAATTCATAATACGTTAGATCACGTTCTGCATGAGGAAGAGGAAATTAAACGGTTAAGAGACGTTGTGAATGGAGTTGACGGTGTCAGAGAGATTAATGAATTATTAGCAAGAGAGCATGGTCATTATGTAATCGTTGACATAAAAATCGCAGTTGATCCGTTTATTACAGTTGAAGAAGGCCATTACATTGGCAAATGTGTCAAGGAACAACTTCTTAATGAACCAAATGTTCAAGATGTAATGGTTCATATTAATCCATATAATCTAGAGAAGGAAAGTACATAA